A window of Candidatus Nitrospira allomarina genomic DNA:
CACCTGTGGCACCCATTCCCGCAACGACTGAAGGGTTTCGTGAGCACCCTGATGATCCGCCTTGTTAACGACGACGATATGGGCAATCTCAAAAATCCCGGCCTTCATAGCCTGCACGTCATCGCCAAGACCGGGAGCGACGACGTCTACCACTGTTTGGGCTATCTGGGCAATTTCACCTTCTTCTTGTCCCATCCCGATGGTTTCAATCAGCACGACATCATACCCGGCGGCGTCGAGCACATGAATGGCGTCCTGTGTCGCCAGGGCCAGGCCACCCCGGTGTCCTCTCGTGCCCATGCTCCGGATGTAGACACGCTCATCCAACGATTGGTGCTGCATGCGAATTCGATCTCCCAGAATGGCGCCGCCGGTTAATGAGCTGCTGATATCCACGGCCAGCACGCCGACCTTTTTCCCTTGTGCCCGGTACGCCGTAATCAATTGGTCGATCACGGTACTTTTTCCCGCGCCGGGGTATCCGGTGACCCCGATGGTGCTTGCATGGCCGGGGAAAGGCTCTAGCCCCTCCAGGACCGCTGTTCTTTCCGGCCCATTCATTTCCAGTAACGTGATGGCGCGGGATATTGCCCGGATGTTTCCCGTTCGGACTTCCTTGAGTAAGGAAGGAATCGTGGGAAATTCATGTACGGTCAAGGGGTTCGAACCAGACATCGGTCACCTTGTAAGTGGGGGTGTCGGAGAATTGTGGACGAATCGGGAGTCCAATGTGAATCTCTTCCGGTGGCACGCCTTTGAGCCGGGAGAGAAAAAGCGTATTCACCTGATCAAATTCCACCAACACCAACAGAAAGGGGGTTTCTTTCAGAAAACTCTCCCCGCCGTAATAGCAGACCGTGAAGGTATGCACGCGTCCGGTTGGTGGAAGTGCTTCCCACGTCGTGGGCGCCCCGCATTCCATGCAATGTGCCCGTGGTGTCGCATACATATACTGGCACCCCGTACATCGCGATCCCAGCAAGCGGCCTTGACTCAAACCCACAAAGAAGGGGGAATCCTGGGCATAACTATGCCGGTAGTCGATTTCGTAGTGGTCCTGGATGATCAACGGGGCGCCTTCCGGTAGATTCGTCTCCTGGCGTTTCTCCATGGGTTTGCCGGTTGTTTCAGAGTGTTTCATGGTGTGGTTATGTCCTCTCCAAGATCGAAACGGTGATATAGGTCCCGGTGCCCGCATGACTATGGATGAGTCCACGTCGGGGATCGCGAAGTTGTAATGCCGGACTGCCTAAATGCTTCTCGATCGTGCCTTGTAGTTGCCAAAACGCAAAGACGGCCTGCATCAGACCTGTGGCTCCGACCGGATGGCCGCAGGCCAACAGTCCCCCGGATGGATTCACGGGGAATCGCCCTTGATCCGGTAACGGCAAGTCATACTCAATCCCCGGCATGAACGGGATACCCTTTTCAATAAAACTGCCGCCTTCCCCATATTTACACAACCCCAGGTCTTCATAGGTTTGAATTTCAGAGGAGGTATACGCATCGTGAAGTTCGACAAAGCTTAAATCTTCCAATGGATTCCGGATGCCGGCCATTTCGTAGGCCAGTTTTGCCGCCATTCGACCACCGCGAAAGGAATGCACCCCGGGGTATTTGAGCCGGGCATAATCGGATTCCTGCTCGTGCGGAAGCAGCGGAACTTTTCCATGCGGCCGGTCAGCCATGCGCATGGCATCTGACCCTGATCCTATGCCGGTGATGTGCACCGGCCGGTCACAGACCTGTTCCGCAATGGTTTCGTCAGCCAGAATGCAGACGGCTGCTCCATCGGACATGGTGCAGATATCTTCCATGGTCAATGGGGTGGCTACCATTGGGGATTCCCGAACCTGTTTGACGGTGAGACGTTTCGCCTTCTGCGCATAGGGATTGTACAGGGCATTCAGATGATTTTTGACGGAGACCATAGCCATCTGTTCAACCGTGGTGCCAAATTCATGCATATGGCGATTGACCATCATGGCATAGTACCCGCTGTAAAACCCGCCGACCGGAAAGTCGAAATTCGTATCGGAAGCCAACGCAATAAATTCGTTTCCCTTCCAGGTGTTGACCCGGGACATGGTTTCAAATCCATACGCCACACAGCAATGCATTCGTCCGGAGGCGATCGCTTCCCAGGCTGATTGAAAACACAGGCCTCCCGTGGCTCCGCCCCCTTCGACCCGTTTTGACGGTTTAGGGCACAGTCCCAGGTAATCGTGTGCCATGCTGGCGGCTTTGAGCTGTCGGGTGAAATGATCTGAAAAATAGGAGCCGACCCCGCCATCAACCATGTCTTTCGATAAGCCAGGTACGTCCTGGAGGG
This region includes:
- the meaB gene encoding methylmalonyl Co-A mutase-associated GTPase MeaB, with product MSGSNPLTVHEFPTIPSLLKEVRTGNIRAISRAITLLEMNGPERTAVLEGLEPFPGHASTIGVTGYPGAGKSTVIDQLITAYRAQGKKVGVLAVDISSSLTGGAILGDRIRMQHQSLDERVYIRSMGTRGHRGGLALATQDAIHVLDAAGYDVVLIETIGMGQEEGEIAQIAQTVVDVVAPGLGDDVQAMKAGIFEIAHIVVVNKADHQGAHETLQSLREWVPQVLLVTATTGEGIPSLVEAITRHQQSLEVEAPVSG
- a CDS encoding thiolase C-terminal domain-containing protein, with product MRPVYMISGGITKFAKAHPDKDFRLMVKEAYDAALQDVPGLSKDMVDGGVGSYFSDHFTRQLKAASMAHDYLGLCPKPSKRVEGGGATGGLCFQSAWEAIASGRMHCCVAYGFETMSRVNTWKGNEFIALASDTNFDFPVGGFYSGYYAMMVNRHMHEFGTTVEQMAMVSVKNHLNALYNPYAQKAKRLTVKQVRESPMVATPLTMEDICTMSDGAAVCILADETIAEQVCDRPVHITGIGSGSDAMRMADRPHGKVPLLPHEQESDYARLKYPGVHSFRGGRMAAKLAYEMAGIRNPLEDLSFVELHDAYTSSEIQTYEDLGLCKYGEGGSFIEKGIPFMPGIEYDLPLPDQGRFPVNPSGGLLACGHPVGATGLMQAVFAFWQLQGTIEKHLGSPALQLRDPRRGLIHSHAGTGTYITVSILERT
- a CDS encoding Zn-ribbon domain-containing OB-fold protein, which gives rise to MKHSETTGKPMEKRQETNLPEGAPLIIQDHYEIDYRHSYAQDSPFFVGLSQGRLLGSRCTGCQYMYATPRAHCMECGAPTTWEALPPTGRVHTFTVCYYGGESFLKETPFLLVLVEFDQVNTLFLSRLKGVPPEEIHIGLPIRPQFSDTPTYKVTDVWFEPLDRT